The window ACTGGAGTAACGACCCGGAGCACAACAATCACCAGGACCTGATTGGCCTCGAGCGCAACCGCGCCGATGGCGTGGTGTTCGGTGGTGCGACCTTCCGCAACTCCTTCAGCCAGCGCTCCAACTACGTCTATGCCGGCAAGCGCTTCGACTGGGAAGGCACGCCGTTCTACGCCAAGGTCACCGGTGGCGCGCTGCAGGGCTATCACGGCAAGTACCGTGACAAGATCCCACTGAACCACTACGGCGTGGCGCCGGCGATCATTCCTTCGCTGGGCGCTCGCCTGGGGCCGGTTGGCACCGAGCTGGTGGTGCTGGGCAACTCCGCGGCGATGGTCAACGTCGGCGTCGGTTTCTGATCCCCCCTGAATGGAAAACGGGCGGGGCTGGCGGAGGGTGAACTCCGCAGGCCCCGCCCGTTTTTTCTTGCGCGGCGAATCA of the Pseudomonas sp. PSE14 genome contains:
- a CDS encoding sn-glycerol-3-phosphate transporter, whose product is MNRSTLLIALLLTLGCAAAQAESGDFWYLQTSVYTTHWSNDPEHNNHQDLIGLERNRADGVVFGGATFRNSFSQRSNYVYAGKRFDWEGTPFYAKVTGGALQGYHGKYRDKIPLNHYGVAPAIIPSLGARLGPVGTELVVLGNSAAMVNVGVGF